The Mycolicibacterium hassiacum DSM 44199 genome includes a window with the following:
- a CDS encoding arabinosyltransferase domain-containing protein, which produces MNAVGTNHRTARLIAIVTGLLGAALAIATPFLPVKQTTAELNWPQDGVLASVDAPLIGYVPTDLKITVPCGMAAELAGPDQRGRTVLLSTVPKQAPKAVDRGLLIERVNGDLLVIVRNTPVVSAPLAQVLSPNCRQLEFTAHADKVTGEFVGLTQGPGTLPSDEPGEPLRGERGGYDFRPQIVGVFTDLTGPAPPGLRFTATLDTRYSSTPTLLKWLAMVIGVAMTVISLGALHVLDTADGRRVKRFLPPRWWSLTPLDGVVIAVMGWWHFVGANTADDGYILTMARVSEHAGYMANYYRWFGTPESPFGWYYDLLAIWAHVSTHSVWMRLPTLAMGLLCWWLISREVIPRLGHAAKTTLAAAWTAAGMFLVFWLPLNNGLRPEPIIALGILLTWCSVERGVATSRLLPVAVAIIIGALTLFSGPTGIAAAGALLVAIGPLKTIVSAHVSRFGYWALLAPIAAATTVTIILIFRDQTLAGELQANMFKSEVGPSLSWFDEHIRYSRLFTTSPDGSVARRFAVLTLLAALAVSAAMTLRKNHIPGTALGPSRRIIGITVISFLALMFTPTKWTHHFGVFAGLAGSLGALAAVAVTATAMRSRRNRAVFAAAVLFVTALSFATVNGWWYVSNFGVPWSNEFPEWKFGFTTFLLGLSVLMLLVAAWFHFSGRDAAPPGPPRRWRRVAEAPLAIATWALVAFEVVSLTLGMINQYPAWSVGRSNFGALVGNTCGLAEDVLVERDPNAGMLKPVDASIAEALGADEPTGFGPNGIPADLSADELMGGPGTSANFADTDADDNNAAAGGTEGGVTAAAGVNGSRARLPYNLDPATTPVMGSWRPGVQQPAKLRSAWYALPEGWADTDAADRILVVAAAGRFDPDEIELEYADDSGEPAGSVTFADVGAAPAWRNLRTPMAAIPRDATRVRLVATDDDLDPQHWIAVTPPRIPQVQTLQEVVGSSDPVLLDWLVGLAFPCQRPFDHRYGVIEVPKWRILPDRFGAEANSPVMDYLGGGPLGVTELLLRATTLPTYLRDDWSRDWGSLQQLTQWYPDAEPARLDLGTATRSGLWSPAPLRLS; this is translated from the coding sequence GTGAACGCCGTCGGGACGAACCACCGGACCGCTCGGCTCATCGCTATCGTCACGGGTTTGCTCGGCGCTGCACTGGCGATCGCCACACCGTTCTTGCCGGTGAAGCAGACCACCGCCGAACTCAATTGGCCCCAGGACGGTGTGCTGGCCAGCGTTGACGCCCCGCTGATCGGCTACGTGCCCACCGATCTGAAGATCACCGTGCCGTGCGGCATGGCGGCCGAGTTGGCCGGCCCGGACCAACGGGGCCGCACCGTGCTGCTGTCCACGGTGCCCAAACAGGCGCCCAAGGCCGTCGACCGCGGTCTGCTGATCGAACGCGTCAACGGCGACCTGCTGGTGATCGTGCGCAACACCCCGGTGGTCAGCGCCCCGCTGGCGCAGGTGCTCAGCCCGAACTGCCGGCAACTGGAGTTCACCGCCCACGCCGACAAGGTGACCGGCGAGTTCGTCGGGCTCACGCAGGGGCCCGGCACGCTGCCGTCCGACGAGCCCGGCGAACCGTTGCGGGGCGAACGCGGCGGCTACGACTTCCGTCCGCAGATCGTCGGCGTGTTCACCGACCTGACCGGTCCCGCCCCGCCCGGGTTGCGGTTCACCGCGACCCTCGACACCCGCTACAGCAGCACCCCCACCCTGCTCAAGTGGCTGGCGATGGTGATCGGCGTCGCGATGACGGTGATCTCACTCGGCGCGCTGCACGTGCTCGACACCGCCGACGGCCGCCGCGTCAAACGCTTCCTGCCGCCGCGCTGGTGGTCGCTGACCCCGCTGGACGGGGTGGTGATCGCGGTCATGGGCTGGTGGCATTTCGTCGGCGCCAACACCGCCGACGACGGCTACATCCTGACCATGGCCCGGGTCTCCGAACACGCCGGGTACATGGCCAACTACTACCGCTGGTTCGGCACCCCGGAGTCGCCGTTCGGCTGGTACTACGACCTGCTGGCGATCTGGGCGCATGTGAGCACCCACAGCGTGTGGATGCGGCTGCCCACGCTGGCGATGGGGCTGCTGTGCTGGTGGCTGATCAGCCGGGAGGTGATCCCCCGGCTGGGGCACGCGGCCAAGACCACCCTGGCCGCGGCCTGGACCGCCGCCGGCATGTTCCTGGTGTTCTGGCTGCCGCTGAACAACGGGCTGCGGCCGGAGCCGATCATCGCCCTGGGCATCCTGCTGACCTGGTGCTCGGTGGAGCGCGGGGTGGCCACCTCCCGGCTGCTGCCGGTCGCCGTCGCGATCATCATCGGCGCACTGACCCTGTTCTCCGGCCCCACCGGGATCGCCGCCGCCGGTGCCCTGCTGGTCGCCATCGGACCGCTGAAAACGATCGTGTCCGCCCATGTTTCACGATTCGGCTACTGGGCGCTGCTGGCCCCGATCGCGGCGGCCACCACGGTCACCATCATCCTGATCTTCCGCGACCAGACCCTGGCCGGCGAGCTCCAGGCCAACATGTTCAAGTCGGAGGTGGGCCCGAGCCTGAGCTGGTTCGACGAGCACATCCGCTATTCGCGGCTGTTCACCACCAGCCCCGACGGTTCGGTGGCCCGGCGCTTCGCGGTGCTGACCCTGCTTGCGGCGCTGGCGGTTTCGGCCGCGATGACGCTGCGCAAGAACCACATCCCGGGCACCGCGCTGGGGCCGAGTCGGCGCATCATCGGCATCACGGTCATCTCGTTCCTGGCGCTGATGTTCACCCCGACCAAGTGGACCCACCACTTCGGGGTGTTCGCCGGGCTGGCCGGATCGCTGGGCGCGCTGGCCGCGGTGGCCGTCACCGCCACCGCGATGCGGTCCCGGCGCAACCGGGCGGTGTTCGCGGCCGCGGTGCTGTTCGTCACCGCACTGTCGTTCGCCACCGTCAACGGTTGGTGGTACGTGTCGAACTTCGGCGTGCCGTGGTCCAACGAGTTCCCGGAATGGAAGTTCGGCTTCACCACCTTCCTGCTCGGGCTGTCGGTGCTGATGCTGCTGGTGGCCGCGTGGTTCCACTTCTCCGGCCGCGACGCCGCGCCACCCGGCCCGCCGCGGCGCTGGCGGCGCGTCGCCGAGGCTCCGCTGGCCATCGCCACCTGGGCGCTGGTGGCGTTCGAGGTGGTGTCGCTGACGCTGGGCATGATCAACCAGTACCCGGCGTGGAGCGTGGGCCGGTCGAACTTCGGCGCGCTGGTGGGCAACACCTGCGGGCTGGCCGAGGACGTGCTCGTCGAGCGCGACCCGAACGCCGGCATGCTCAAGCCGGTCGACGCGTCGATCGCCGAGGCGCTGGGCGCCGACGAGCCGACGGGCTTCGGCCCCAACGGAATTCCCGCCGACCTGTCGGCCGACGAGCTGATGGGCGGGCCCGGCACCTCGGCCAACTTCGCCGACACCGACGCCGACGACAACAACGCGGCCGCCGGCGGCACCGAGGGCGGGGTCACCGCGGCCGCCGGGGTCAACGGCTCGCGGGCGCGGCTGCCCTACAACCTCGACCCGGCCACCACCCCGGTGATGGGCAGCTGGCGGCCCGGCGTGCAGCAGCCGGCGAAACTGCGGTCGGCGTGGTACGCGCTGCCGGAGGGCTGGGCCGACACCGATGCGGCCGACCGGATCCTGGTGGTCGCCGCCGCCGGACGCTTCGACCCCGACGAGATCGAGCTGGAGTACGCCGACGACAGCGGCGAGCCCGCCGGATCGGTGACCTTCGCCGACGTCGGCGCCGCGCCGGCCTGGCGCAACCTGCGTACCCCGATGGCCGCGATCCCGCGCGACGCCACCCGGGTGCGGCTGGTGGCCACCGACGACGACCTCGACCCGCAGCACTGGATCGCGGTCACCCCGCCGCGCATCCCGCAGGTGCAGACCCTGCAGGAGGTGGTCGGCTCCTCCGACCCGGTGCTGCTGGACTGGCTGGTCGGCCTGGCGTTCCCGTGCCAGCGGCCGTTCGACCACCGCTACGGGGTGATCGAGGTGCCCAAGTGGCGGATCCTGCCGGACCGGTTCGGCGCCGAGGCCAACTCGCCGGTGATGGACTACCTGGGCGGCGGGCCGCTGGGCGTCACCGAACTGCTGCTGCGCGCCACCACGCTGCCGACCTACCTGCGCGACGACTGGTCCCGCGACTGGGGTTCGCTGCAGCAGTTGACCCAGTGGTACCCGGACGCCGAGCCGGCGCGGCTGGATCTCGGCACCGCGACCCGCAGCGGTCTGTGGAGCCCGGCGCCGCTGCGGCTGTCCTGA
- a CDS encoding galactan 5-O-arabinofuranosyltransferase, translated as MRSAAALPIRVVGRMAVAVIVAVAVAAVSLKAIAGVEWPAYNTSNQLHALTTVGQFGCLAGLFACIWLWRRGRRPSARLGSLVFLSAFTVCTLGMPLGATRLYLFGISVDQQFRTEYLTRFADTAALRDMTYYGLPPFYPPGWFWIGGRLAALTGTPAWEMFKPWAITSITIAAVLALVLWSALVRFEYAVAVTTATTAVMLAYASTEPYAAIITVLLPPVFVLAWSGLGTAPSKNDTPDTRPVPRPGGWAAIVGTGLFLGVAALFYTLLLAYAAFTLTIMAVGLAIARRRLEPLLRLAVIAAISGALALIGWGPWLLAAIKGDPADSGTAQHYLPSAGAELEFPMLHFTLTGALCMLGTLWLVWRATTSTHAGALAIAVLAVYAWSLLSMLTTLAGTTLLSFRLQPMLTVLLAAAGTFGFLEVTRAVALRYRPETGRRIVAAAATLGAIGGFTFSQDIPDVLRPDLVVAYTDTDGYGERADRRPAGAERYYREIDARIREVTGRPRADTVVLTADYSFLSIYPYYGFQGLTSHYANPLAQFEARAAAIESWAMLTEADQLIEALDRLPWRPPDVFLMRRGADDTYTLRLAEDVYPNQPNVRRYHVALDEALFDDPRWAVSEIGPFVLAIRLPHYDQAP; from the coding sequence ATGCGCAGCGCTGCGGCCCTCCCGATCCGGGTGGTCGGCCGGATGGCGGTGGCGGTCATCGTCGCGGTCGCCGTCGCCGCGGTGTCACTGAAGGCGATCGCCGGGGTGGAGTGGCCGGCGTACAACACCTCCAACCAGCTGCACGCGCTCACCACGGTCGGCCAGTTCGGCTGCCTGGCCGGGCTTTTCGCGTGCATCTGGCTGTGGCGCCGGGGCCGGCGGCCCTCAGCCCGGCTGGGTTCGCTGGTGTTCCTCTCCGCGTTCACGGTGTGCACGCTGGGCATGCCGCTCGGCGCCACCCGGCTGTACCTGTTCGGCATCTCGGTCGATCAGCAGTTCCGCACCGAGTACCTGACCCGGTTCGCCGACACCGCGGCGCTGCGCGACATGACCTACTACGGCCTGCCGCCGTTCTACCCGCCCGGCTGGTTCTGGATCGGCGGCCGGCTCGCGGCGCTGACCGGCACCCCGGCCTGGGAGATGTTCAAACCCTGGGCCATCACGTCGATCACGATCGCGGCGGTGCTGGCGCTGGTGTTGTGGTCGGCGCTGGTGCGCTTCGAGTACGCGGTGGCGGTGACGACCGCGACCACCGCGGTCATGCTGGCCTACGCCTCGACCGAGCCGTACGCGGCCATCATCACCGTGCTGCTGCCGCCGGTGTTCGTGCTGGCCTGGTCCGGGCTCGGCACCGCCCCCAGCAAAAACGACACCCCCGACACCCGTCCGGTGCCGCGCCCCGGCGGCTGGGCGGCGATCGTCGGCACCGGGCTGTTCCTCGGGGTGGCGGCGCTGTTCTACACGCTGCTGCTGGCCTATGCCGCGTTCACGCTGACGATCATGGCGGTCGGGCTGGCCATCGCGCGCCGCCGGCTCGAACCGCTGCTGCGGCTGGCCGTCATCGCCGCGATCTCCGGGGCGCTGGCGCTGATCGGGTGGGGGCCGTGGCTGCTGGCCGCGATCAAGGGCGACCCGGCCGACTCCGGCACCGCCCAGCACTATCTGCCGTCCGCGGGTGCCGAGCTCGAGTTCCCGATGCTGCACTTCACCCTGACCGGCGCGCTGTGCATGCTCGGCACGCTGTGGCTGGTGTGGCGCGCCACCACCTCGACCCACGCGGGTGCGCTGGCCATCGCGGTGCTGGCGGTCTACGCCTGGTCGCTGCTGTCGATGCTGACCACGCTGGCCGGCACCACGCTGCTGTCGTTCCGGCTGCAGCCGATGCTGACGGTGTTGCTGGCCGCGGCGGGCACCTTCGGGTTCCTCGAGGTCACCCGTGCCGTCGCGCTGCGCTACCGCCCCGAGACCGGCCGGCGCATCGTCGCCGCCGCGGCCACGCTCGGCGCGATCGGCGGGTTCACGTTCAGCCAGGACATCCCCGACGTGCTGCGCCCCGACCTCGTCGTCGCCTACACCGACACCGACGGGTACGGGGAGCGCGCCGACCGCCGACCGGCCGGCGCCGAGCGCTACTACCGCGAGATCGACGCCCGGATCCGCGAGGTGACCGGCCGGCCCCGCGCCGACACCGTCGTGCTCACCGCCGACTACAGCTTCCTGTCCATCTACCCCTACTACGGGTTCCAGGGCCTCACCTCGCATTACGCCAACCCGCTGGCGCAGTTCGAGGCCCGCGCCGCGGCGATCGAGAGCTGGGCGATGCTCACCGAGGCCGACCAGCTCATCGAGGCCCTCGACCGGTTGCCGTGGCGGCCGCCGGACGTGTTCCTGATGCGCCGCGGCGCCGACGACACCTACACTCTGCGGCTTGCCGAGGACGTCTACCCGAACCAGCCCAACGTGCGTCGCTACCACGTCGCCCTCGACGAGGCGCTGTTCGACGACCCGCGCTGGGCGGTCTCCGAGATCGGGCCGTTCGTGCTGGCCATTCGGCTGCCCCACTACGATCAAGCCCCGTGA
- a CDS encoding decaprenylphospho-beta-D-erythro-pentofuranosid-2-ulose 2-reductase translates to MVFDAVGNPQTILLLGGTSEIGLAICERYLRDAKARVLLAILPGDPLRDQAVQRMEAAGAKSVEVIDFDALDTESHPKVIDAAFAGGDVDVAIVAFGLLGNAEELWQNQAKAVQIAQVNYTAAVSVGVLLGERMRAQGFGRIIAMSSAAGERVRRSNFVYGSTKAGLDGFYLGLGEALREYGVRVLVIRPGQVRTRTTIEHWKATGTKPAPFTVDPEDVAELAVTSAAKGKELVWAPKPFRFVMMVLRHIPRPIFRKLPI, encoded by the coding sequence ATGGTGTTCGATGCGGTAGGAAACCCCCAGACCATCCTGCTTCTCGGAGGCACCTCCGAGATCGGCCTGGCGATCTGCGAGCGCTACCTGCGTGACGCGAAAGCCCGTGTGCTGCTGGCGATCCTGCCCGGCGACCCGCTGCGCGACCAGGCGGTGCAGCGCATGGAGGCCGCCGGCGCCAAGTCGGTCGAGGTGATCGACTTCGACGCCCTGGACACCGAGAGCCACCCGAAGGTCATCGACGCGGCGTTCGCCGGTGGCGACGTCGACGTGGCGATCGTGGCGTTCGGGCTGCTCGGCAACGCCGAGGAGCTGTGGCAGAACCAGGCCAAGGCGGTGCAGATCGCGCAGGTCAACTACACCGCGGCGGTCTCGGTCGGGGTGCTGCTCGGCGAGCGGATGCGCGCCCAGGGCTTCGGCCGGATCATCGCGATGAGTTCCGCGGCCGGGGAACGGGTGCGGCGCTCCAACTTCGTCTACGGCTCCACCAAGGCCGGGCTGGACGGGTTCTACCTCGGTCTCGGTGAGGCGCTGCGCGAGTACGGGGTTCGGGTGCTGGTCATCCGGCCCGGACAGGTGCGCACCCGCACCACGATCGAACACTGGAAGGCCACCGGCACTAAACCGGCACCGTTCACCGTCGACCCGGAGGACGTCGCCGAACTGGCCGTCACCTCGGCGGCCAAGGGCAAGGAGCTGGTCTGGGCGCCCAAACCGTTCCGGTTCGTGATGATGGTGCTGCGCCACATCCCGCGTCCCATCTTCCGCAAGCTGCCGATCTAG